The Chelonia mydas isolate rCheMyd1 chromosome 1, rCheMyd1.pri.v2, whole genome shotgun sequence nucleotide sequence gatGGCTGGAGGCGCTCGGGGGAGGCTGGAGAGCAGAAAGCAGCGAGCAGCGggcaggcaggggggtggggagagggggcggagcgggggtgggaagaggtggagggagggcggggccttgggggagggggtggagagggggcggggcctagTGGCACAGCGGGGGCCGAGAAGCGACTGGGGAAAATAGAAGTCAGCACCTGTGTCTCGGGGGGATTCTTTTCCTTCTGTGGTTTTCAGTCAGTACGTTCCCAGCCCAGGGCATGGGTCGCACAGAGCATTTTCCACGGTGCCAAGCAGGGGGAGGTCTCTGGGGACAGATCCCCGGACCATGTGTAGCACTGAttcatgttggacagtgactgggtcaTGTGAAAACCTTTATCCCATATATTCCACCTGAATTACTACAGCAGGCCCCCTCTGAGGGCAGGGCGCGGTGCTCAGCATCTGGGCAGCTGGGGTCAGGAGGGGTTTGGCTCTGGGGTATTTCTGCAGAGTGGGGTGCAAGGAGGGATGTGCACAGGAGCAGGCCATGGctaggggctggggagaggcactGGGGGCTCTCTCCCCTCACAGCCCTTCTGCTCGAGGTGCTGCCCGGGGGAGGCAGGGCCACAGGTTCCTGCCAGGTGCTCTCCAGCTCCCGTCAGCCGTGGGAGCAATGGAGGGCACTGGCCTCGTCCTTGTCACAGGCTTGGTGTCAGAGCTATGTCAGCGGGGCCCATCTCGCCTCCATTCACAGCGAGGAAGAGCACAACGCAGTCGCTGGTTTCATTGCCCGCTCTCAGCACCATGACGACGATGACGGTGACAATGTCTGGATCGGACTCTCTACCTACGGCAGGGTGAGTGCCTGGTGCCTGCCCTGGCAGTGACTCCCCTTTATCTCTGCGGATTGTTTCCTTGCTGTGCGGTTAGCAGGGTAGTTATCACAGTTAGTAAATGTCGGCTCTATCAGAGTCTCTGGTGCCCGTGACCCTCTGCCAGCCTCTGCCTTGACCACTTCCCATGGCCCTGCCATGCCTGGCCCTGGCTCTTCTCTAACTAATCTTAGTTTCCACTCacaaaggaatcctacaaaaagtgggaaCATGGACAAATAGCTAAAGATGAATACAAAAGAATATCACAAGcacgtagggacaaaatcagagagTTTAGGtaaaaatgagttacaccttGCAAGGGACAGAAAAGGCAGTAAGAAGAGggtctataaatacattaggagcaagagcaAGACAAAGGAAGTTGTAGGTCCATTAcatagcagggaaggagagctaacaaCCGCCAGCACCAAGAGGGCTGAGGTGTTTCATGCctcttttgcttcagtcttctttAAAAAGGTTAATTTTGAACAGCTGCTTACCACAATTAATATAAACAATAAGGGGAAAGAACACGAGCCAGAACAGAGCATGAACAGATtagaaaatatttagataaattagatgtattcaggtCAGCAGGGcgtggtgaaattcaccctagggtacttaaggaactagctgaagcaatctcggaaccatTAAGATTTATCTCCAGGAACTCGTGGAACATGGATGAGATCTCAGAGACCTGGAGAAAAGCAAACATAGCACCTGTCTTTAGAAAGGGGAACAGACGACCTGGGGAATTAGAGACTAGTCAGAATAACTTCAATACCTAGGAAGCTgctggaacaaataattaaaccCTCAATTTGTAAGCACCGAGGTTATGTCTACTGAGCTCTGTGAACCTAGGGTTAGTGGGACTGGAGTCAGCTGACCTGCATTAGGGAATCCTGGGCTTGAGTGTCTATGTTGCACCTTGCTCACTTTGCCAGCCACCCACTTCTCTCTACCAGGATGTCTCCAAGTCCCACCACCTAACCCAGCTCTCAgtaatttcagctgttagtgggggaggcCTCCCTGCTAATGCACACCAGGCATTCTCTTGCATTAGAGACACTAGCATAAAACAGGTCCGATACTTAGCCTTAGGTAGTAGTGAAGGACTATtaggcaggagagagagacacccacccTCTTCCTGATACAAGtatctttcccctccccatccttccTCAGAACTCATTGAGCTTTGGcacccctgtcccctggctaGCGAGTGCCATTTAGTTGTgggtgagtccctcaatcagggtttgccaagtacagttctgctgcccttgattcacacaatgaggataacaaccctttattactcctgtcccaataacaaagagactggggatccaacaccagccacaagtgatcatttgggcaagcaatcccatcttgctgagcacctaggcagagtgggtgtgcccatgcaaacaagatcagctcctgaagtcctcttccccagcttgtcactagatgtcaggggaaagCTCATTCAGCCCTGCTTACACTTATAAtatttgtagatgacaccaagctgggcggggttgcaagctctttggaggacaggattaaaattcaaaatgactttgccaatttggagaattggtctgaaatcaacaagatgaaagtcaataaagataagtgcaaagtatttcacttaggaaggaaaaatctaaTGCACAACTGTGAACTGGGGAATAACCAGCTAGGCAGCAGTGcttctgaaaaggatctgggggttccagtggatcacaaatggaatatgaACCAACAGTGTGAagtagctgtgaaaaaggctaatatcattctggggtgcgttaacaggagtgtcgtatgtcaGACATGGGAGCTAATTGCCCCATTTTGCTCAGCAGctgtgagacctcagctggagtatagtgtccagttctgggtgccgcatTTTGggcaagatgtggacaaattggagagagtccaggagagagtccagaagagagcaacaaaactgatcaaaggtttagaaatcctgacctgtgaggaaaggttaaaaacctggGCAAATtctgtcttgagaaaagaagactgcagGGGGcacctgataacagccttcagATATGTCAAGGGCTGTTCTAAGGAGgacggtgatcagttgttctccatgtccactgaaggtaggacaagaagcaacgggcttaatctgcagcaggggtGGTTTGATAGtaggagaaactttctaactcCGAGggcagtgaagctctggaacaggttctcaagggaggttgtggattccccgtcactggagggttttaagaactgtctggacaaacccctgtcagggatggtctagggttaCATGGCCCTGCCTctgcgcaggggactggactagatgacctctcaagatccctgcTGGCCAGACGCTCGGCTGGTTCTGTGATCGAGAAGGTGCGTCACTGTGGTCTCCTCTCACCCATGTGACTGCAGAGGCGAAGATGGTCATGGACAGATGACTCAGAAGTGGACTTCGATGCTTGGGATAGCCACAGAAGCTACTCTTTCCCTTCCCTGAAGGCGGAGTGCTGTCTGGCGCTGGAGGAAGGCACAGGTAAGGAAGAGGCTCAGAGCCAGGTGTGTCAGTGAGGGAGCCCAGGTAGCTGTCTGGCCACACGGCCTCTGAGATGCTGACCGGGTGCTGGTCCCGGTCCCCAGTGTGTGGGTGTGGCACGTACACAGGCCCTGATCCCTGCTGAGGGACTCTGCTGATGTGTTTAGGGCAATGGCCAGGAGCAGCTATTGTGCCCCTACTCCACCAAATGGTGCTCctgggggatggtgggggggtggTGTTGCTCACGAGTGCTCGCTGTGTCGCTCCTGGGGGGGGGTGTTGCTCCTGGGGGGCTGCGTCGcgcccggggagggggcaggtcacTCATGCATTGACACAGACGCAGGCTGCTCAGGAAAATGCCCCGAAGTCTCAGCATGGTCAGGAATTGAGCATGAACGAGGGCTCCCATGAAACTCACAAGGGGCTCGTCCCAGTCGCTTGCTTAACGTCTCCGTcacccagccagggagcagagaccGGGCGTGCGGCGCTGGTGAGCGGCCATGCCCCGAGCCCGCCGTCGGAGTTCAGAACCCACGAGCGATCTGAACCGGGAGAGCGGCTGGCCCAGCTGCCTGGTGAAGCTGAACGAATCATGGGGCGTGTGGCATGGGAGCCCTGGCCGATCAAGGGGGCACAATGTTTCTGGGTGTATCCCAGAGCTCAGTGCCCCCAGGCACATCCCCAGACCAGGACCTGAGAGGCCTTGCTCTGCAGCTTGTGCACAAGTAGCAGTTCCAGGAGGCCTGCTGCCCGTCAGACCTGGTGCTGGCAGACGGGCGCAGCCAGGGCTGCCGTCACTGGACGGGgattgggaatgggcgacaggggacggatcacttcgTTCCCTGCTCtattcattccccctggggcacccggcactggccactgtcggcagacaggagactgggttagatgggcctttggtctgacccagtctggccgttcttttgttcttataGAGTCAAACAGCAGCAGAAACCCACACCCAAGGGAACAGGGCCCTGAGAGTGGCCTGTTCCCCCCATGGAGCTCCCTGCTGGGCCTGGGGTGCTGCTGAGGGGCTGagcccacccagcccagccccaggactgTCCTCCcctaaaaaaaggaggacttgtggcaccttagagactaacacatttatttgagcataagctttcgtgagctacaactcacttcatcggatgcataccatggaaaatacagtggggagatttatatacccggagaacatgaaacaatgggtgttaccatacacactgtaaggagagcgatcaggtaaggtgagctattaccagcaggagagggggggcggaggggaccttttgtagtgataatcaaggtgggccatttccagcagttgacaagaatgtctgaggaacagcgagaggggggtgggggggataaacatggggaaatggtaacaccccttgttccatgttctctatgtatataaatctccccactgtattttccactggatgcatccgatgaagtgagctgtagcccacggaagcttacgcacaaataaatgggttagtctctaaggtgccacaagtcctcctgttctttttgcggatacagactaacccggctgctactctgaaacctgtcctccCCTCGGCGCTCTCTGGCCCGACTCAGCAGGAAAACGACTGCcggggcagcagggagcggggtggaCTGACCCGGGGATGTCCTCTAGTtctgctgggactgtctgcacgggggatgggagagcaggggctgacTCCACTGGGGTGAGGAGacctgagcctgtcacctgagccaggagggggttggacccaggtgacacctttgcctgggaaactggacaaaggctggaggaggagcgggaggaggaggagtgagatgggggaagtgggtgtcacagagtccctgggcgctgctctggaactgctccctacaaagccagttgGGATTTGggtgaagtctcctttctgtgagcagcctgtctgcaggacacacagctcacccggcttcccccttcctgggtctgacctcggagcattcagcctcctctgcccctctgtgcgcgtCCCACAGCCAGTCCTCCCAGGCGGGCTCCTCAGGAAGCCAGAGGGTCTTGCCCTCCAACtttgtgactctcagccagccagtaaaacagaaggtttattagacgataggaacatggtctaacacagagcttgcaggtgcagagaacaggacccctcagctgggtccattttggggggcagggagccagacaaccacgtctgcacttcactccacgtcccagccagccccaaccgactccccctccagcccctcctcctctgggctctgtccctttcccgggccaggagggcaccggattcctttgttctccaaccctttagctctcaccttgcaggggggaagggcccaggccatcagtggccaggaaactgggtgtcggccattctctgtgtccagacccctgcacacagctgccctctagggctctgcaacgatcattgtcatggagtgtgggggagtccggggcctgcacccctcttcctggggttcgccatgactctcagccagccagtaaaacagaaggtttattggacaacaggaacacagtccaaaacagagcttgtgggtacaaccaggacccctcagtcaagtccttctggggaagcagggagcttagaccccagccctggggttccctgcgttcctccacccagccccaaactgaaactaaaccccccccagcaggcttcctcctgcagcctccgtccacattcccgggcagaggtgttacctccccctcccggctcaggttacaggctctcaggtctcccgtccccagcgaaactcccctgccacattcccaggtcaacactcgcccctccctgctgtgtcacatcgtcacaatcatacacccttatcccaccacctagatacttcaGAActgccatggggaaactgaggcacccccacaatattcagaggaaacattaagaacagtcccgcttcatcacgggggttttggtttcagttttgggctaGGTGGtcgaacgcagggaaccccaaggctggggtctaagctccctgcccccaagaaggacttgactgaggggtcctggttgtccccacaagctctgttttggacggtgttcctattgtccaataaaccttccattttactggctggctgagagtctcagtgaatcccaggaagaggggtgcaggtcCCGGACTCCCTCACACTCTGTGACAGCCGGGGCAGGGCACAGACACCCCCAGAGCAGAGGGGTCACGGTGTCTGAGGGGGGAACGTGCTGCTCTGTGCACAGCAGCCGGGAACACTGACTCCTGGGCAGGGACACATCCCCTCTGCATGGCGGCTGAGCCCGGCCTGGGACAGATGTTCCCATGGGTGTAGCCAGACCCAGGCGGGCAGGACAGGGAGGGGGCCTGGTTGTGGGGCAGCTCGctcagcagggaggaggcagcagcccGGTTCCTGAGCGGGTGCCCCCAGTCCCGGGGCAGGGCTCTCGCTCTCTCCTCTGCcctttgctggggtggggggcacgtggggtgggggaggtaggaGGAGTAGCACATGGCCCAGGCGTCTCCCCTTTCACGCTGAGCCTCGGCATCTCTTtgtgggatggggctgccccaaTCTGGGGTGCTCAGGGCTCCATTCCACCTTCCTCTTCCTCAGGCCgtgcacagcagctgggatctTCTCCGAGGGGCACGGAATGGGCAGGATTGGGGTCACTGTACGAGCAGGAacagcccagcctgccccaccccatgggtcatttctgtttttctttctaggTTTCATGACCTGGGTCAGCGAATTCTGTAAAAATAGAAACACATTTGTCTGCAAGTACAGGCCTTAGGGGAGGCAGCGCGCCTGCACCTGGGGGCTCCCAGCACCTGGGCTGTGAGTGAATTGGGTCCCTCCGTCTCCCCGGGGACACCAGATCCTGTGTCCCTGGCTGCAAAGTCCCTTTGGCAAAGCATCGCTGTGTTACTCTGTGTCACtcccgctctgctctgcccccttctTGGGAGAGGAGGGCATCGACTGGGTAGTTTtaccctgggctccccctcttGTCTTTGCCCAAACCCTGCTACCACCCACACCCTGAGCCCTCCCGCATGTCCAGCATTGCACTCTGAACCCCTGCTGGCTCGCAGGGCTGCGACTGCGGGGTGAAGCCCGAGTGGTGCCTCAGCTTGGGCTCCCACCCGCCCCCTTTGCAGTGAAGGCGCAGGCCGGGTGCTGACCGTCCCGCAGtgcccttcccacagctccccatgACTGACACAAATGGCTGGGAATGAACCCTGGAGCATCTCAGCCCAACCCCCTGGGACATGCCCCAAGGCACACGAGGGCAGGAACAAGGAGCACACGGTCGAGCTTTGCAGTGGGGATGCTCAGACCTGCGCTAGGCTAGCCCGAGCACTCACAGCCGGGTGCCGTTCCCCCGAAGTAACTGAACCATGGCTGTCCCGCTCGCTCTCTCGTCTCCACCTCTTCAACACAGTGAAGCAAGAATAAACGTTCCCTTCAGCATTCAGTCCTGTGTGCGTCTCCTGGTCTCTGGAATGGACAGTTCCATGTGCCCCCGCCTCCGTCCTGagcaccccagagccagccccccgGGGGCGGACAGGGGATGAACAGGAGGGAGCATGGCCCTGGCCTTTTCGCTACAGCGCAGGACACTGGCATCCTCCTCTGCGTGCATTAGCCCCTGAGTCACGGCCCCTCCATCccactcccctctgcccctccctgggcACTCAGCCCTCCTGGCCTCATCTCAGCGCTCTCTGGGGAGGGGCCTGTCTAGCCTGCCTTCAATGCACCAGGCACATCTTACAGAGCAGGGATAACTGactgagccaggactcctgtgttcccttccctgctctcctgtgtgacctggagaacagcccttcccctctctgataTCCCAGTCGTTGGTAGTCACATGTCTCAGGCTGGTGGGCTTGGCACCAGCCTCACTGGGCACCATGTGCCCGACCAGATCCCAGGCAGTGGCCCTGGCTGGCGTCTCTCGGCGCCCTGCAAACAAGCCCTGCTGCAAAAGCACAAGCTGACCCTGCGGCGCACAGGCAGAAACTTCTGGGGGTCAGAGGAAGCAGGCCCTGAGTTGTGTTGACGTTGCACCCCAAAGAAGGGGTCACAGGCAAGCAAGGGGGCTGCTTGGGGCGTTACACGAGTTGATGACGAGGCTCAATGAGTCTGGAGCAATTTTGTAAACTTGTAAAATGTTATCCATAAGTAAATAACGGGAGGCTTTTGTTTTGAGGAACTAACAATAGTTGGAAGATTCCTTAtcaacagtgttgccaactcttgtgaacTGATTGTGAGTCCCTGGCTTTTGGCACCTGCAGGAGTGACAGGAGATGCTCCTCTGACCCCGTGGTTTTCAGGGCCGGGCAGGGCTCTGTGTGAGAGCCTCAAGCCTGAGGCCACTGGCTTGCTATTGTGCCCCTGCTCCACAAAGTGGTGCTCCAGGGTGGGGGGGCATCTTGCCGCGTCTTTCCCTTGCTTGCCCCGCTCCCTCCTCATCCTCTGCCTTTACTGCTTCAGCCTCTTCCTCTCTGGCTGCTCTGGCACCCAGCCGACCCGTCCAGTTCTCCCAGAGCGCAGCTGCTCAGATCCTCAGCCTCACCCAAGGGCCTGACTGCATCCACTGGCTCCTGTTTCCCACCACAAACAATAGTTTGAATAGTTCAGAACCAGCACGTTCCACACAGCGCAGTTCATGTCACGTTATCAGGGTCCCCCCCCTTGTTTGTCGCACTCGCTCCTCGTATCTAGTGTGGAAGGAGATTTGGGCTCGTCTACCCTCCGCACATCGACCGGGGCTCAGCGCCGCAGGTGGGGGTGGTGTTGTGTCGGCGTAATGGGGCACTGGCGGGAGAtcaatgtaagtgtagacactaCGCTGATACAAGGCAGTTTCCATCAGTAtcactttgtagtgtagaccaggcctcgaAAGCTAATGTGGATGAAGACAGAGTGTGGATTTAAGGCATAGTAGATATTCCCGCAGAGGCGCACCTGTCCGAGGTGACTCTGAATCCTCTCACGGGTACCCTGCTTCTCCCACaagccctggggaaggggctccTTGGTGTGTGAGGGCTCCCTGGGGAAGCCCACCCAGCAGAATGCTGTCAAAAGGGTACCAGCCattcgggctgccagccccaggagAAACAGCCTCTGCCAGGGGTGGGCAGGCAGTGGGGTGTGGCTGTCTGTCCTGCCCAGGTCGTTCTGCTGAGGGGTCCCACGATATCCGTAGCCACCCTCAGTGGTGGTGGCATCACGGTGGCTGCTCGTGTCTCTCCAGCTCCCCCCACAACATTTTTCCAGTCGTTTTTAACGTGTCCAAATCATCCTCATGCATCCTCTCCATGGGTGGGTGTTTGTGCCCCCTGaaatcctccccttccccccacttcagATAGATCCGTGCTCTGGGTACTGGTAACGGGGGTTTCCCTAACTGGGGGCCAAATTGTATCTGGGTCTGCTACATCGGTCCGAGCAAGAGTCACCTGAGCACCCAGAACCTGCCAGCCTGGACCAGCGCCTCGTGGGCCCCCGTCAGGGTCTGACCTCACCTCGGTAACCTGCTGTACCGGGCTGGCAGCATCTGGGACTGCGTACACGCCAGGCATTATTGTCCCTGCCTCCCTCTGGGATTTCACTGTCCTTGGGATCTCGCAGCCCGCTGATCTGTTGTGGCCTCTGCCCCTCTGCTGGCCCCGCAGCTGAGCTGGGTCCTGCTCCTGAGTCCTCCCCAGGCTCTGGATGATgctgtcttgtctttttttttcaattatttttatttattcgcAGTTCCAATAAACCATTAGAGAAACATTCTCAGCACTAACTGGCCAGTCCCCCCAAGAACAGGCTGGTCACCTGCACGGTCCACGACAGAAACTTGTCTTCAGCCTCTGCGAAGCGAGGCCGGTGGGCAGCGAGCCAGGGAGCAATGTGGCGCTTTCGCCCACCCTTGGTACAAGTCCTCAGGCTTGGTGGGGGGATGAGTCTGGCCAGCAAATTCCACCAGGCTGTTGGGTAAGAATCATTTTCCTTGTTCCCTGTAGAACTCTGCCCGGATGGGGCAGCTTGTCGAATGCCAGGATTGCTCGTGTGTTTAGGAACTAGGCATTAGATACAGAGGAAGCCCCTTTCTTCCACCACCTTGACTTCTCTAGCAGAGGGTTATTGGCTTCTGGTGGCTTTTATACAGTGCAGAATATTTGGGGAAATTCAGCACCCTCCCCCCGGTGGATTACCTGGCAGTAAAGTCCTAATCTTTGGACAGGTCCACCATGTGTGACGAAATCCACCCATTTTTTTACACTCTTCAGCATTTACCTGCCCGGCACCATAGAAGTATTCAAAGTGAAGGGAGGTTCGGTACTGTTGGGTGAGTGGCCCTTTAAGAGAGACATGGCCAGTGCATCTGTGAATATCAGCTGCATCCTAGCTGGGCTTAGGAGAAGGCACCGGGGCCATAGAAAGAGGCAGGAGAGGTGGGTGGGAGCTGACGAGGAGGAAAGAGGAGCCCTGGAGAGAGCAAGCAGCGGGGAgagctgctggagacaggagcagtggAGAGCTGGGAAGGGTTCGGGGACAGAGCTCCAGGACAGAGCTAACCGTGACAAGAGCCGGAGCTGGTGGAAGCTGGCCACAGCCGGGGAGTCCTGCCAAGCTCCAGGAGAGCTCGTGCAGAGGCCTCTGGGCAAAGACCCAGCCTTGTCCGGGGAAGCCGAGCTTGGGAACAAGAGATGCTGGAGGGGGGGATCCCTGGGCAGGGCTCAcaggcagggagggctggggagtggaACCCCGCAGGGACCCGGCTTGAGAGCTATGGTAGCAGAGTCATGGGAGAGGAGCGACTTGGGTAACTCCAGTGCCTGGGTGGGAGTGTGGGGCCCTGAAACAGGAGCTAAGAAACTGTGTCCAGAGGGGAGCCTGGCTCTCGGCTGGCTGCCCCCGAAATGCCGTCCCTGCAGGGAGGCTGGAGAATGGCTGGACGGCACCGGTTGTACTTTGCGGGTGGAGGAGCGGTTTTATCACAAGCACTCTCGTACGTGGACAGGAATAACTATGCCCAGAAGTGAACTGGGCTTTGAGGGACTATCTTCCTTTTGTGCCCAAACAAAGGGGACACTGAGAGTCGGGTATGGGTTGTGCCCCGGGCCTGACGCCAGGGAGGGGCTTGAGGAGCTGCTCCCGTCTTACACCCTGGTAAgggatttcagtggagttttctTTTATGAGCGGGCACGTGGGGGCCACAACTCCAGATCCTGTCTCATCCTTTGGACTTGATTTAATTCCCACGTCTGCCTTCCCCCGCCCCATGACCGTGCTTTTCCCCTCGACGTAACAATTTAAACTAACGCTAGGGAAGGTGGCAAGCAGACCCTCG carries:
- the LOC119565108 gene encoding dromaiocalcin-1-like: MGPVAYFSLCLLGCLIFSSSLAGARAPSCPRGWLHFQDDCYRYFPKEATWRRAEAWCQSYVSGAHLASIHSEEEHNAVAGFIARSQHHDDDDGDNVWIGLSTYGRRRRWSWTDDSEVDFDAWDSHRSYSFPSLKAECCLALEEGTGFMTWVSEFCKNRNTFVCKYRP